The genomic DNA GTAGAGAATGGTCATCTGGTATATTGCTTCTTTTACTAACAAGACATAACAACTATGCGAGAACCATACATGGTTTTTTCTATGCTTTGGATATACAGCAAATACAAGAACATGTATCAATTTTGTGAAAAGGTAAGACCCTATAATCAAACTATCTAATAAATGCTCAATCAGATTCCTGATCCCCAATACTAAAGGTATGAACCTAAAACAGATTCCGAACAGCAGAAAGATGGTGTAAACTGCTATCTAAAACAACCAAGTTGGTACCATGCACTAATCTGTACATCGGCAGCGAGTGTACTGCATTTATTTCTAACAAAACAAATGACAGCACAACTGGTAGGTTAACAAAAAATTCAACGCATATAAAGGTAGTATTATATTCTGGAAACTATACCTTGTAATAAGCTCAGAGGACTCAGCATCCCATTGAAGAACACAGAATTTGTATCTCTCAGTTGCAATGAACAAAAAGTCTTGCGCTTCGCCCTACAAAAGCCGGTGGACAATACTATCAACATTGTAACTTACTATTAAGACCATGATTAAAGAACACAATAAGAGATGTATATACTCACATGTGGCCGGAACAACTCCAGAGTAGCGATTCTTCCATATATAGGAACATCCAGCATAGGCTGCAATATAGGAACATCCAACAGATTCTTATATTACTAACAGAACAAAGCATGGcaacaaagttttaaaattaatactCTAATGACATAATAGAGATGAATGTACCTGAAGTCCCTGCGGGGTAAGCAAATGAATCTCAATTCGAGTACATTTCCTGAGAAGAGAACAACACTGCTGTCAACCTAACATACATTATAGTGGATCTGATATTATAAATGTTACAACTCAAGTACTCAACGGGACAATGCTAAATCTAAAAATTGAGATAACTTTCAAACAAATTTACAGTACTAATAGCTAACGATACTTGAACATTATCCACAATCCAAAAAAGCCACGATCTTCAACATGCAATTGAGTTCAGAGCAGTAACAGCCAtacccataaaaaaaaacaattctttgTAACATCTTCAAATATCCACTACATCAAAGAACACAGAGACACTAAAATCCTTATACTCAATCTCCCAAGTGTGATAGGTTCTCAATACTCAAACATCTATTTGATTCTGcaattgtaaatttcaagaaagaCTCAACCCTACGATTTTGTTTCCAAAGAgagcaaatttacaaaaattgacTCGTGACACAAAATTcattgaaaaccctaaacccaaatcAACAGCTTCAATTCAAAAGGGAACGAATCGAGGATAAAGAATTGAGATAAAGAAATAGAAGGAAGGGAGAGTATCATACGCTACAATGAGATTAAGCTCTTGAGGACTGGTGAAGTTGCCAACGCAAGAGTGAGTCACACTGGTCGGTTTGTGAGCCGTAACAACGTAGTTCCATGAACTcatcttgttcttctccttcttctttgtcCCCAGGGAAATTTGAGTTCCACTGTCTATCGCGAGGGCTTCGAGGAAGCTTCTAGATTTCTCTAACGAGCTTTTGGAATTTTAacatagagaagagaagagagagagagaagagaggccAAAATCgaacaatgaagaagaaagagaaacctTCGACAAAGACTGGTCGGTTTGGTATTGAATTGACATATATGATTGAGATGATCCGGTTCGGTATACTatgagagatttgagagagataAACCGATGAATAAACCGAACTGATCCGATTAAATCTAAAAGGCCCAGCATTCCTAATGGGCTTAGCATAGAATAGCTAATTTGATGGGCCGGGTCAGTCCGGGTAAATTCCGGTAAACCCGATTCCTGAAGAAAAACCTAAGTGGGAGATTTTAAAGTTGTGAACTTTCTCcgaccaaaataaacaaaatcgcTTTCTTAGCTTCTTCCGTCGCCACTAAACCCTGAGGCTAAACCTAGACGAGTCAAAGGCGTTCACAACGTTAAACCCtaaaagagagtgagagagagaagtatGAAGTACAACAACGAGAAGAATAAAGGTGGAGGCTTTAAGAGAGGAGGCAAAAAGGGTCCGAATGAAAGGGATCCATTCTTTGaggaagagacgaagaagaggagaaaagtGAGTTACGATGACGACGACATCGAGTCTATAGACTCTGATGCGGAAGAGGATGGATTTACAGGCGGAGATGAAGATGGGAAAAGAGTTGATGTTGAAGTGGAGGATGAGGATGAGTTTGCTGATGAGACGGCgggagagaagaggaagagattggCTGAGGAGATGCTTAATAGAATGAAGGAAGCTAGGCGTAGAGAGCGTGATGAACagggtggtgatgatgatgacgatgatgatgatgatgagagtcTTAAGAAGAGTTTGATGCAGAAGCAGCAGGAGGATACTGGTAGGATTCGAAGACTTATTGCATCCAGGTAATGAATAAATTTTGAACCTTTCATGTATTTTCAAATTCCAATTTTTAGGTTTGAGATTGTTtgtaatttagggtttatgggtAGTTAGTGCTTTAGGGAAATGGTTTAATTGTGAAGGAAAGTAGTGATTTTATTTGAAGATTGGTTGGGAGTGGTATTGATTAAAAAGCTTTTTTAATGAATCAGGGTTCAGGAGCCACTAAGTACTGATGGATTTAGTATACTTGTCAAGCACCGACGATCTGTTGTATCGGTAGCTCTATCGGATGATGATTCTAGAGGGTTTTCAGCTTCAAAAGATGGTACTATTGTGCATTGGGATGTATCTTCTGGTAAAACTGACAAATACATATGGCCGAGTGATGAAGTTCTGAAGTCTCATGGGATGAAACTGAGGGAGCCTCGAAATAAGAAACACAGCAGGGAATCTCTTGCTTTAGCTGTTAGCTCTGATGGTCGTTATTTGGCCACTGGAGGAGTTGATCGTCATGTTCATATTTGGGATGTTCGTACCAGAGAGCATGTCCAGGTAAATGATATATTTGGTTTCTGTTTAGTGTTTTATCTGTTTGTTCTTTTCATCAAGTTTTGCGCTCAGTTTTTATGGTTATGTGTCTACAGGCCTTTCCAGGTCACCGGAACACTGTTTCTTGTCTATGTTTCAGATACGGAACTGCAGAAGTCTATTCTGGTTCGTTTGATAGAAATATGAAGGTGTGGAATGCAGAGGACAAAGCGTTTGTAGCTGATAATTTTGGCCACCAAGGTGAAATTCTAGCCATTGATGTGCTACGGAAGGAGCGTGCACTTACGGTTGGAAGAGATAGAACCATGCTAATTCATAAGGTAATAGCTATTTCCATCATCTGAACACTATTGGGAGCTATCATCGTAAGGTTTCTATTATTATTCTGTATTTGTTAAGTTGTGTTATATGATAATAGGTGCCTGAGAGCAGCCGTATGGTCTATCGTGCTCCTGCATCATCTCTTGAGAGCTGCTGTTTTATCAGTGATAATGAGTACCTGTCTGGTTCGGATAATGGAACTGTTGCTCTTTGGGGGATGTTAAAAAAGAAACCGCTATTCATTCTCAAGAATGCACATCGTGATAAAACTGATGG from Camelina sativa cultivar DH55 chromosome 2, Cs, whole genome shotgun sequence includes the following:
- the LOC104715752 gene encoding U3 snoRNP-associated protein-like YAO, giving the protein MKYNNEKNKGGGFKRGGKKGPNERDPFFEEETKKRRKVSYDDDDIESIDSDAEEDGFTGGDEDGKRVDVEVEDEDEFADETAGEKRKRLAEEMLNRMKEARRRERDEQGGDDDDDDDDDESLKKSLMQKQQEDTGRIRRLIASRVQEPLSTDGFSILVKHRRSVVSVALSDDDSRGFSASKDGTIVHWDVSSGKTDKYIWPSDEVLKSHGMKLREPRNKKHSRESLALAVSSDGRYLATGGVDRHVHIWDVRTREHVQAFPGHRNTVSCLCFRYGTAEVYSGSFDRNMKVWNAEDKAFVADNFGHQGEILAIDVLRKERALTVGRDRTMLIHKVPESSRMVYRAPASSLESCCFISDNEYLSGSDNGTVALWGMLKKKPLFILKNAHRDKTDGITTNGSLENGGHESIDNDCSASSWVNSVASCRGSDLAASGAGNGFVHLWAVETGAIRPLHKLPLTGFVNSLAFAKSGKFLIAGVGQETRFGRWGCVKSAENGVAIHPLRLS